In the genome of Nymphaea colorata isolate Beijing-Zhang1983 chromosome 9, ASM883128v2, whole genome shotgun sequence, one region contains:
- the LOC116261552 gene encoding protein MULTIPLE CHLOROPLAST DIVISION SITE 1, with protein sequence MAAVSSAIAHLHLKFSSLSALSSSSSVKAWGLRVECSSSSGWGFSGNTADYGLRFSLDNGYLLRHSRRRVPVRASLESSSSDDGISSDRPGKLAVDYFRVGRLRETIGTLPSIVGKMKSQISVSVSLGLGILIAFVVIAIREVFVRQYRYNSPGSVADLVRRGHIKSDRRGIARPLKYDDPFDNPLVKISKSTSTVKMCGKVYRLAPVTLTEEQQAIHQKRRLRAYQWKRPTVFLKEGETIPPDVDPDTVRWIPANHPFATTVSDIDESLAQNNVYQKHGVPFRIRAEHEALQKKLEILNNEGKLNQVTVDPSSIRNLERPFESVSAQEASDSTFPGSYVQGQPLDSETPTEK encoded by the exons ATGGCGGCCGTTTCCTCTGCAATCGCTCATCTTCATCTCAAATTTAGCTCACTCTCCGCGCTg TCATCGAGCTCTTCCGTCAAGGCATGGGGACTTCGCGTCGAGTGCTCGTCTTCATCTGGTTGGGGATTTAGCGGGAATACAGCGGACTACGGACTGAGGTTTTCGTTGGATAATGGTTATCTGTTACGGCATTCCAGGCGGAGAGTCCCGGTTAGGGCGTCGCTTGAGTCCTCGAGTTCGGACGACGGGATCTCTAGTGACCGGCCCGGAAAATTGGCGGTGGATTATTTTCGCGTCGGCAGATTGCGCGAAACGATTGGCACGTTGCCGTCGATTGTCGGGAAG ATGAAAAGCCAGATATCTGTGAGTGTCTCATTAGGTCTTGGCATCCTTATTGCGTTTGTGGTGATTGCAATAAGAGAGGTTTTTGTTAGACAATATAGATACAACAGTCCTGGATCTGTTGCAGATCTTGTAAGACGGGGTCACATCAAGTCTGATCGACGGGGCAT TGCGAGGCCTCTCAAATATGATGACCCATTTGACAACCCATTGGTCAAAATTAGCAAGAGTACCTCTACAGTCAAAATGTGTGGAAAAGTTTATCGTTTGGCTCCAGTGACTCTTACGGAAGAGCAACAAGCAATCCATCAGAAAAGGAGGTTACGTGCTTACCAGTGGAAGCGACCGACTGTTTTCCTTAAAGAAGGAGAAACCATACCTCCAGATGTTGACCCTGATACAGTTCGATGGATTCCTGCAAACCATCCTTTTGCTACCACTGTTAGTGACATTGATGAGAGCTTGGCCCAAAATAATGTGTACCAAAAGCATGGTGTTCCTTTCAGAATCAGGGCGGAACATGAAGCGTTGCAGAAAAAACTAGAAATCTTGAATAAT GAGGGAAAGCTCAACCAAGTCACTGTTGATCCTAGCAGCATCAGGAATCTGGAAAGACCATTTGAATCTGTCTCTGCTCAAGAGGCATCTGATTCAACTTTTCCTGGCAGTTATGTTCAAGGGCAGCCTCTAGATTCTGAAACACCAACTGAAAAATGA